One region of Malania oleifera isolate guangnan ecotype guangnan chromosome 6, ASM2987363v1, whole genome shotgun sequence genomic DNA includes:
- the LOC131158418 gene encoding putative pentatricopeptide repeat-containing protein At3g15930: protein MVHLFPLKIHLLHSPSSKTMMSMAMTSVSPTRISPLIHLPFPENDSPVSLFETCNSMDQLKQVHSHAIRSGYASNPVVQGRIISFCCTYELGDISYARHLFDTIPEPNLFMWNTMMKGYSRIDCPRHAVLLYLDMLQRSVRPDNYTFPFLLKGFTSDIALNCGKELHGHIVKFGFDSNVFVQNALIHMYSLCGETENAREVFEMSSEKDVVSWNSMISGYNRSKQFDESRKLFDEMEKERVLPTSVTLVSILSACSKLKDAETGKRIHQYVKDNKIEPNLILGNALIDMYAACGKMDAALGIFENMKEKDVISWTGIVTGFAGLGEIDLARKFFDQMPERDFISWTAMIDGCLKMNRFREALALFRDMQLANIKPDEFTMVSILTACAHLGALELGEWIKTYIGKNKIKNDLFVGNALIDMYFKCGNVEKAQRVFKEMAQKDKFTWTAMIVGLAINGHGEESLDMFSQMLEASISPDEITYTGVLCACTHSGMVDKGRKLFSSMTTQHGITQNVAHYGCMVDLLGRAGHLQEAYNVIQNMPMKPNSIVWGALLGACRVHKDAQMAEMAAKKILELEPKNGAVYVMLCNVYAACNRWEDLREVRKMMMDRGIKKTPGCSLIEMNGFVHEFVAGDQSHPQSKEIYFKLEEITNDLKFSGYMPDTSEVFLDIGEEEKENALYQHSEKLAIAFGLINSGPGVTIRIVKNLRMCVDCHHVAKLVSRVYDREVVVRDRTRFHHFRNGSCSCKDYW from the coding sequence ATGGTACATTTATTTCCTCTGAAAATCCATTTGCTGCATTCACCTTCAAGCAAGACCATGATGTCAATGGCAATGACTTCTGTTTCTCCGACCCGTATCTCTCCCCTCATCCACCTTCCCTTCCCAGAAAACGACTCACCAGTGTCTCTCTTTGAAACCTGCAATTCCATGGACCAACTGAAGCAAGTTCATTCCCACGCAATCCGTTCGGGCTACGCATCGAACCCGGTTGTCCAGGGTCGAATTATTAGCTTTTGTTGTACTTATGAGTTGGGCGATATCAGCTACGCGCGCCACTTGTTCGACACAATTCCTGAACCAAATTTGTTTATGTGGAACACAATGATGAAAGGGTATTCGCGAATAGATTGCCCTCGACATGCGGTTCTTTTGTATTTAGATATGTTGCAGAGAAGTGTTCGGCCCGATAATTACACATTCCCGTTCTTGCTTAAGGGTTTTACCAGCGATATCGCATTAAATTGTGGGAAAGAGTTGCATGGACATATAGTTAAGTTTGGGTTTGATTCTAATGTGTTTGTTCAAAATGCTTTGATTCATATGTATTCCTTGTGTGGGGAAACTGAAAATGCTCGTGAGGTTTTTGAGATGAGTTCAGAGAAGGATGTGGTTTCTTGGAATTCAATGATTTCTGGGTATAATAGAAGCAAGCAGTTTGATGAATCGAGGAAGCTGTTTGATGAGATGGAGAAGGAAAGAGTTCTACCAACTTCTGTTACCCTCGTTTCAATATTGTCGGCATGTTCCAAATTGAAAGATGCAGAAACTGGCAAGCGGATTCATCAGTATGTTAAAGACAACAAAATTGAACCCAATTTGATACTGGGAAATGCTTTGATTGATATGTATGCTGCTTGTGGAAAAATGGATGCCGCACTAGGAATATTTGAGAATATGAAGGAGAAGGATGTGATTTCCTGGACAGGCATTGTCACAGGGTTTGCTGGTTTAGGGGAAATTGATCTAGCTCGAAAGTTTTTTGATCAAATGCCAGAAAGAGACTTCATCTCATGGACTGCCATGATTGATGGATGTCTAAAGATGAACCGATTCAGAGAGGCTTTGGCACTTTTTCGCGACATGCAACTTGCAAATATAAAACCTGATGAATTCACAATGGTTAGCATTCTTACAGCTTGTGCACATTTAGGGGCACTTGAATTAGGAGAATGGATAAAAACTTACATTGGCAAGAACAAAATCAAGAATGACCTCTTTGTGGGGAATGCATTGATAGATATGTATTTCAAATGTGGAAATGTAGAAAAAGCACAAAGGGTATTCAAGGAGATGGCTCAGAAGGACAAATTTACATGGACCGCCATGATTGTTGGCCTTGCCATTAATGGACATGGGGAAGAATCTCTTGACATGTTCTCTCAGATGCTGGAAGCTTCAATATCACCGGATGAGATAACTTATACTGGTGTTCTCTGTGCTTGCACTCACAGTGGCATGGTTGATAAAGGAAGAAAGTTATTTTCTAGCATGACCACCCAACATGGGATTACACAGAATGTGGCACATTATGGGTGTATGGTTGATCTACTTGGGCGAGCTGGGCATCTACAAGAGGCTTATAATGTTATACAAAATATGCCCATGAAACCAAATTCAATTGTTTGGGGTGCTCTTCTTGGTGCTTGTAGAGTTCATAAAGATGCACAAATGGCTGAAATGGCTGCTAAAAAGATTCTTGAGCTAGAGCCTAAAAATGGGGCTGTTTACGTTATGTTATGTAATGTATATGCAGCTTGCAACAGATGGGAAGATTTGCGTGAAGTACGAAAAATGATGATGGATAGGGGAATCAAGAAAACCCCAGGTTGCAGTTTGATAGAGATGAATGGATTTGTTCATGAATTTGTAGCTGGGGACCAGTCACATCCTCAATCTAAAGAAATATACTTCAAGTTGGAAGAGATCACAAATGACTTGAAGTTTTCCGGTTATATGCCAGATACTTCAGAGGTGTTCCTAGACATAGGCGAGGAGGAAAAGGAGAATGCATTGTATCAGCATAGCGAGAAGTTGGCTATTGCCTTTGGGCTGATCAATTCAGGACCTGGAGTTACTATTAGAATTGTGAAAAACCTTAGGATGTGCGTAGATTGTCACCATGTTGCAAAGCTGGTATCAAGAGTATATGATAGAGAGGTGGTTGTTAGGGATCGAACTCGATTTCACCATTTCAGGAATGGCTCATGCTCTTGTAAAGATTATTGGTGA